AGTTGATTCAACAAATCGTAGAAACCTAACTGGTGCAATAGCTGCCGCCAGCGATAAACATGCTCCCATTCCGTTAATTTGGGTTCATATCCAAGCTTCAAATACATTTTAATAGCCGATATACGGTGATCATCCGTCTGCAATACCGCTCTTGTTTTGTTCTCTGCAACCATTTGCTGCATCGCAGCCAAAGTCACAGCGTAACCAAGCCCCATTCCCCTGTAATCGGGATAAGTCGCCACCATATGAAGATAACCCGTGTCAACTCCCCAATTCTCCTGCCAGAATGCAGATGAAGTCGATACTGGGACGCCTTCAGGCGAAATCACAAAGAAAATTCGATTTGGTTGAAAGGAAGGATCATTCGTCATCATAGAAAAATCAAAGAATTGTCCAAACGACTGCTGAATGATATTCTCCCAATCTTTCTCATAACCCGGTTGATAGCTTTGCAAAGTAAACCCAGTAGGAAGCTCAATATTACTTAAATTCAAGAGATGCTTTCTTTCCATCACAAGTTGTGTACTCATCCGAGGATCCCGCCTTTATTCATTTTTAGAACACAGAATACACATGATGAACTTGTCTAGTTCCGGCCAATTGACATGGTCAAACGCCAATTATACTGAGATATAGGCGTGTAACATATGCTCTTCTCTTGCTTGTGCATATGATGGCTATAA
The window above is part of the Paenibacillus lutimineralis genome. Proteins encoded here:
- a CDS encoding GNAT family N-acetyltransferase, coding for MSTQLVMERKHLLNLSNIELPTGFTLQSYQPGYEKDWENIIQQSFGQFFDFSMMTNDPSFQPNRIFFVISPEGVPVSTSSAFWQENWGVDTGYLHMVATYPDYRGMGLGYAVTLAAMQQMVAENKTRAVLQTDDHRISAIKMYLKLGYEPKLTEWEHVYRWRQLLHQLGFYDLLNQLFM